TTAGCGTAGGTGACTGCGTGAGTGAGGCCCAAACTGCGAAGCTGATCGTGCGTCAGCAGCTCGGCGCCTCGATCCGTGAAGGGACAGGATGACGCCGTCGGCCGCTGGGTCCAGTAGGAGGGGTCCCGATGCACATCTGGATGAGGGCAGAACACACCCAGGGCATTCACATAAAGAGGTTTCAGTAACATTTAACAGACAAACAGGGTCTGAGCCcctcaaacaggaagcagccgtgtgtttgtgtaaggtACTGATGCCTCAGGATCACGGAGGACAGACCTGGTATCTGAGCAGGAGAACAGGCCTCTGAGCTGGAGTCAGGAGGAGACTCAGGGAGCATGCTGGGAAAAAAAGCCAGGTGTGAAGCACAGCTGGAGCTGGGTCACAGTGAGGATCAGGATCACCACATGGAGTTTTTTCACTTCACTGTCTTCATTCCGtctttactgtatttacaaCCTGATAGTGAACTAGGTCAACGCTGTTGTTCTGTGTTATGTAAAAGCAGGAATGATGCTGATCTACTGCTGCTTCTGGCTGAGGTGGGGTGTGAGGTTCTGGTGTGTTCTGAGTGGGTCTTACAAGCTGCTGGGGTCTATGTCGCTGCTGAGGTACCGCTCCAGGATGCTGGTGTCCACCACGGAGCTGTCCAATACGCCACTCACATCCtgacctgcaacacacacgACGCTCAGCCGACGGACCCAGTGACCAAGCACTGGGTCCAGTCTCTCTACCAGAACCTCCCTGAACACCATTAAAGCACATCTCACCGCTGAAGAACTGCTGCAGGGCCTCGTTCTCTCCTAGGACCTGGATGGGCAGCCGGCCGCTCTCAGGCTCCATgccgcccagcagggggcgccgctGGTCCGAGGAGCCGCCGAAGCTGCTGGACCGGGACAGCAAACAGACCAGAACTTGCCTTTATTCAAAGAACGCCTCTAGAAGCTGCTTTCTACATGCAGCATCCACCTTAACTTCAACTGTGTCTTGGTTCGGACAGAAGAAGATCAGCTCCTCCCACTGCAGAAGGCTCAGAGGACGGCGGCATAAAACCAGAAGCAAGGAACCCACATCGCACAGAGCAGGAATGGGACGCTTTAAACCTGTCTACATCTGCCACCATCACCACAGGACTTTATTCATATTACATGTGGAGTCctgaagcacaagcagcaggttCCACCAGCTACAGACCTACAACCGTCCTCCGACGGATCAGCGGCCGACATATTGGTTCAAACGCACCTGTGCGACTCCAAGATGTCTGCCGGGCTCAAGGATCCGAGGCTTCTCTCCAACCTGCTGCTCTCAGGTACAATCCATCTGTTCCTCTCCCACGTCGTTGTGTCCTTCTGGCCTTTCAGCTGAGACGGGCTTCCTTTCTGGAGGTTTCTTGTCTTCCTGTTGTTGGACGTCTGGACGTCTCTGTGGAACAGCTGGACTTTGAGCTTTGAACAGGAAAGGGTAACAGCCGTTCACACAGGGATATGACCGAGCTGGGATGAAGCCATAAAGCCAACGTCATCTGACAGACGCTGCTGGGCCTCACTCACCTGACGGCGCCTGTTGGGTTTAAGCCACTCAGTTCATTCACAGACTTCAATCAGAGTCATGAGAagaagctttgtgtgtttttgggaTCATAAAGCGTCAGGTTTACATATTTTTGAGACTtgttctaaaaataaaacaaaccttcCCAGCATGCAAAGCTGTAACAGAACCAGAAGTGTGCTTAAACCAGCGAATGAAGCAGGTTTCCGTttgtgctgcttcctgtctgcgtcCAGTAGATGGAGCCATGACCTGATCCTAAAGCTCCATGAAGTCAGGACTGAATGATTAATGACTCAGCAGCATCACAACACAAACCCTTCATCATCGTCAGGGAAACATTATGGTGCTAATGACTCACGTAGACCAATCATAATAAACCATCACTCTGTGCATTCACAACAGGAAACCAGAGTTCGGCCCAGCTGCTGGAACAGTAACAACCCGTTAATTACTAATCATCATCTGGCACCAATAACTAgaaaacacaggcacacaccGATGCTGTTGCTCCATCTCTGACTGGATACGAAAACACAGAAAGCCGCCGAGGGCTCTGGAATCTGAAGGTGTTTTCCTGGCAAATCAAAGCTGCATCTCTGCTGACGACAGTCGTTGAATATGCGAAACAGAGAAAGGACTTGTTGCACAATAATCTTCTGCTATGCTGATCGCTCCCTCTGCTGGGTCTGATCTGAGCGGCGGGGACGGGGGGGGATCTCCCCATCAGCTCTGACTCAGGCCTGAATCTGTGGGTGCTTCAGGTCATTTGTCTCACATTCAGCACAAACGTCAGAGCCGGCAGCTCCTCAAAGGCCTGGGCTGAATGTCGTCAGCTGCAGATGCTTCACTTGCTGCGCGCTGGCGCTGAAGAAGCTGGAAGAACCTGGAGGAAGCTTCACTGTAATCGATGTGGATGTGGATCCAGAGGCTCATCAGAGCGTCATCCACCCCGCGCTGCATGTTATCGCTCCAGTGATGTGAACACTCCACCTTAACGTCTGATGAGCCACAGCAGCATCTGTGACGTCCGGAGATGAGGTATGAAGACGACTCATCAGCTAATGTTCAACAGCCAGTGGTGATTTCATTATAAATCTGTAGAAACGGTCGTCTTTACTGAAGCGCTGAACGTCACATTACAAAGATGATTTGTACtatccatttatttattacattactacAAATGAAATCTACTCGTATCCATCAAAATCTAAAACATTTTGAGCATTTACAGAAGTTTACAACAGGACGGGAACGTCTGAGCCATTTTAAAGATGAGGTTCCAGGTTCTGGAGCCCAGTGAACTCTACAGGTCACCACTGAGACGATCCTGGTATTTACATGAACACGGTGCACACTCATACATTCACACAGTCACGCGTCTCCAGCCGACGAGCAGGGGAAAGTCGCTCCACGCCTTTATTTCATCACTTCAATGATCTGATCTCAGTCTACGGATGCGTTCTTTCGAATCCCGTTTGTCTTGGGATTCCTGTTTTCAGGCTGTGACACAATTCGCACGTCGGCCGCGGTTTTGACACGCGCTTCAGAACACACACGGCCCAGCGGCATTTGGTAGGAGGGCAGGACATTTGGTGGATGTTTGGCGACGCGACGCTGTGGTGCGTTTGTGCgcctcacgctgctgcagccagaaccagaaccgggaCGTTCCGCTGCAGTCTGTTAATTAGGAGAGAATCAGAGCGTCGGTGTAAAATGTGGAGCAAACGAAGCCTGTGTGAACGTGATGGAGACGTGAACGTCTGGCGGCTCGCTGCTCTGCGGGTTCCCTGGGGAAGATTCATTGTTCAGCTGCTTTCATGTGCGGAGCCTCAGTTTAGTGATGAGGGCCGACGAGCACCGCTGAACCTTGGGTctcgctgcttcctccctcctcctcttcgtcctttACGCCTCCAACGATCACCAGCGCCTGCGTCGAGTCACACGactgcttctccacatcctcGTCATAGGTTGAGTCCAGCGTGCCTGGCTTcaaccttcctcctcctcctcctcctcctccggctttTAGCCTCGGTGCCACCACGGCTCCACAGGTGCGCTTGGCCAGCGCGGCCAGCTCCTCCCGGGCCAGCGGGGTGAACAGGTAGAGCAGCGGGTTGACGCAGGCGGGCAGCGgcgccaccagcagcagcacggcctTGGCCGCCTCGGGCCCCGCGCTGGAGATGCGCAGCagcgaggagaaggagaggaaggccACCGGGAGGTAGAGGAGGCAGTCGGAGAACAGCAGCCAGGCTACGTGTCGGGtcagcgccgcctcctcctctgaggcCACGCGGGCTTTGTGAGCCCGGCAGTACAGGCGGGTGTAGGCCAGCGTCATGACGAGGAAGCACAGCgagtccagcagcaccagcgccacCGACAGAGCCAGagacgcggaggaggaggaggaggaggagggcagcggcagacagagggaggtgcTACTGTGTCCGGCCACCAGGTGAGGCAGCGTGACGGCCAGAcccagcaggaagcacagacagacggacaggcgGACGGCGAGCGGAACCGAGGCGCCACCTGAGGGGACAGGGGAACAGGGTCAGACAGGGGCGTGGGTCTGGGTCCACAGCCGAGCGGCAGCTTACCGCCGCGCCCGTCGCCCTGCAGCCGAGCGGCGGCCAGGCATCGCTCCACAGCCGCCACGGTGAGCAGGAAGGTGCCGGTCTGAGACGCGAACACGCACAGGAAGCCGCCGAGGCgacacaggaagctgctctcCCACTCGGCTCCGTACCTGCAACACGAGCGACACTCAAGCCCACGATTGCACAGGTCCGGGTTCCCGCGACCTGTCCGTCTACCTCCAGAAGCTGCCGAAGGTCCAGGCGTCCACCGCCGACAGCCACCCGCTCCACACGCCCATCAGGCCGTTGACCAGCGCCAGCAGCCCCACCAGGAGCCTGGGTGCAGCCAGAGCGCTGCCGGAGCAGAACACGCACAGGACGACCAGGCAGTTGCCGAGCAGCGAGAGCGCCGCGATGAGCCACACGCCGCCGCGGACCAACCAGCTGCCGAGGAGGTGCAGGCAGGGCCGGAACGGGCCTGAGGGCAGCCGCACAACAAGCAGGCGCCCGTCACACCAAACAGTCAGAGCACCAGAGAGGCCGAGTCAGCGTTAGAGCGTTACCGGGCGCCGGGCTGCAGTGGACAGACGGCGGAGGCTTCGCTTCATCCTCAGACTCCATCAGGACGTCGTCCCAGGCGGGATCTGCCGCAGGCGCACGGGAGCAGAGCAGTCAGTACAACAGGCGCACAGGCGATCCACGCCGAGCAGTGGAGACGGACTCACCCGGGCTGGACAGGGCTGAGGGCTCCGCGGCCTCCTCTCGCTCCCAGGAGGAACCGCCCCCTGCTCCCCGCTCACAGGAGGTGAAGGCACAGCACTGGAAGGCGTAGGGAGCCTCCATCACCCTGAGCACAGCGACACCGGCTGCTcatttcacctgctgctgctgcaggccacaCCTGCTTTAACCGTGTTAGTGGGTTCACCTGAGCCGGGGGAGGTCCTCCCCACGGATCAACTCCGTCAGGTCATCGTTTCCAGACAGTCGCAGGTGCGTTAAACTCTGAAGGCCAGCGAGAGGCAGAGCTGAAAGCTGATTGGACGACAGGTCACTggcagagagacacaaagagaaaggTAGGGTCCTTAAAGCATGTGATGGGAGTCGGCGAGGCTCCGGTCGGTCTGATCCACGCGTTACTCACAGTCTGGTCAGAGCCGGCAGAGCCGAGAAGGAGTTCAGCTTCACTGACGACAGCCTGTTCCACGACAGATCCCTGCACAAAGAGCAGACGGGCGTCAAGGAATGGAACCAGCAACCGGCCCACTGCCCATGACCAGGCCTCATACGGACGGCACGGCTCCGTCTGCAGACGCCGTGGCGGTGGTGACATCATCACGGCTCTGACTGGAGCCGGACGGTGCCATCACACCTAATGAAGCGTGTGTGTTCTTACACGCAGCGCAGCGCCATCAGGCCGTGGAAggtgttctcctgcagctcctcgatCTCATTATGGTGCAGATCGCTGGAACACACGCCACCGTTAGCTCATGTTTCCATTGCATCACCTTTATCAGTGTTTAACAGCAGAGACTTTCTTCACAGATCAACGTGATTGGTCGAACCTGGGCTGCTAATTATTCCCATAATACGCAGCTGGCTGTACTTTCTTGGTTGCCGTGGTAACTGATACGCCTCAGCGAGGATGACGCACACTAGATAGCTGAGGTTTCACACGTCTGGACGGTTGTGCGTGGCCCGAGTGAGCTGCAGctaaatgaaatgtgaaattgctGGGATGGAGTTTAAGAAGCACAACTCACATCTTCTGGATGCTCTCACACGCGGAGAAGCTGGGAAGCGTCTGGATCTGGTTAGAGGAGAGGTCCCTGCAGAGAGAGCTTCACTTGTCATTATCGTCAAATCCAACATGGAAAACGCAGCAAGAAAGTCAAGAGGAGCATGCGTCATTCTGAACTACGTCAACTAGGAACAAGGCCTCGGACACAGCATCGCCCTGAAGGTGGACGGACGTCTGTGGTTTCTGGTCACATGATGCAGAGTggactcacagcagctgcaggttgggAAGCTGCTCACACACCGAGCTGGGCAGAGACGTGATGTGAGCTCCAGTGAtggtcctacacacacacacacacacacacacacacacacacacacacacacacacacacacacacacacacacacacacacacacacacacacacacacacgatgatgAGGTTCTGAAGGAGATGTTATTTCCTCCTACTGGTTCAGCGTGAGTTTAATACGAGAAAACAAACCAGGCCAACGTGTTTATTGTGACATGGAAAAGGGGCTTTTTCATTGAGCCCCAGCTGCAGGAAAATAAATTTCCCCCCATCAGATAGAAAAATAATCGCAGCATAATAAAGCCAGCAGTTTGTCTGAGCATCGGCTACAACAGCAAACACGGCTCCACGGTACGTGTCTCTTACAGACTCTCCAGGCTCTCGGTTCCCGTCAGATCTGGAAACTCGGTGAGATGTGCTGCTCCGTTCAGGGAGCTGGAAGACAGATTCAGTTCAGCGTGAGGACGATAAAAGCTCCCTCTAGAACTGGGGCTCAGTAAGCTATAAGAAGTGTCTACAAATGTCTCACAGCGTGCGAAGCTCTGGCAGGTTCTGGAAGGCCGAGCGTCCCACGAACTGGATGGGGTTGTTGTAGAAGaatctgtaaaacacacacacagacgtggagAACACTGAACACGACCAGCTCCTGAGGCAGGAGTTCCCGTTGCTCACATGGTGGTCAGCGCAGGGTTCCCAGTGAAGGCATGCTCCGGGATAGTCTGGATgttgttgctatggaaaccgCTGCAGAAAACACGGGCGACCAGAAATGAGCCGTCTATG
Above is a window of Betta splendens chromosome 9, fBetSpl5.4, whole genome shotgun sequence DNA encoding:
- the LOC114862503 gene encoding leucine-rich repeat-containing G-protein coupled receptor 5-like; the protein is MPGFVAFLTALALLSSGRWTSAAGLDLQNSAAVEQIRFGCPGRCRCGVDGLHRVDCSDLGLRQIPSNLSVFTSYLDLSMNNVTVLPSGALSSLHFLEELRLAGNDLSFIPRGAFAGLYNLKVLMLQNNQLRSVPAEAFHNLHNLQSLRLDANHISAVPAGCFSGLRALRHLWLDDNALSTVPVEALSELPALQAMTLALNRISHVPDRAFSRLARLVVLHLNNNGIVSMGTKCFQGLQSLETLDLNHNSLLEFPMSIRSLTRLKELGFHSNNIQTIPEHAFTGNPALTTIFFYNNPIQFVGRSAFQNLPELRTLSLNGAAHLTEFPDLTGTESLESLTITGAHITSLPSSVCEQLPNLQLLDLSSNQIQTLPSFSACESIQKIDLHHNEIEELQENTFHGLMALRCVDLSWNRLSSVKLNSFSALPALTRLDLSSNQLSALPLAGLQSLTHLRLSGNDDLTELIRGEDLPRLRVMEAPYAFQCCAFTSCERGAGGGSSWEREEAAEPSALSSPDPAWDDVLMESEDEAKPPPSVHCSPAPGPFRPCLHLLGSWLVRGGVWLIAALSLLGNCLVVLCVFCSGSALAAPRLLVGLLALVNGLMGVWSGWLSAVDAWTFGSFWRYGAEWESSFLCRLGGFLCVFASQTGTFLLTVAAVERCLAAARLQGDGRGGGASVPLAVRLSVCLCFLLGLAVTLPHLVAGHSSTSLCLPLPSSSSSSSASLALSVALVLLDSLCFLVMTLAYTRLYCRAHKARVASEEEAALTRHVAWLLFSDCLLYLPVAFLSFSSLLRISSAGPEAAKAVLLLVAPLPACVNPLLYLFTPLAREELAALAKRTCGAVVAPRLKAGGGGGGGGRLKPGTLDSTYDEDVEKQSCDSTQALVIVGGVKDEEEEGGSSETQGSAVLVGPHH